The following are encoded together in the Lactuca sativa cultivar Salinas chromosome 1, Lsat_Salinas_v11, whole genome shotgun sequence genome:
- the LOC111913483 gene encoding uncharacterized protein LOC111913483: protein MAATAAAKLASGLLSSPYTQHHRRKLPRLPLHHQYSQPGKHVTLALRRNGITCKAADVSSSGVSEDTRNWIPVVPVSALPKGERRVIIQNGEEILLLWYKDEVFAIENRSPAEGAYSEGLINAKLTQEGCIVCPATDSTFDLRNGSIKEWFPKNPVLRVLTPALSNLFVYPVKVDGENIYISMGRSAPSVASAEIVFSGKAQPGITATDVNVDEVRMVVDEGSGGFGFTNKNELINGKAAIIGFLLLLDFELLTGKGILKGTGFLDFLYSNIK, encoded by the exons ATGGCCGCTACGGCCGCCGCCAAGCTCGCTTCTGGCCTCCTTTCCTCCCCTTACACCCAACACCACCGCCGGAAACTACCACGTCTACCATTGCATCATCAGTATAGCCAACCAGGAAAGCATGTAACTCTGGCCCTCCGGAGAAATGGGATAACGTGCAAGGCAGCAGATGTGTCGTCCTCAGGCGTTTCTGAAGATACAAGGAATTGGATACCGGTGGTGCCAGTATCGGCGCTTCCGAAAGGTGAAAGGAGAGTGATAATACAAAATGGAGAGGAGATTCTCCTATTGTGGTATAAAGATGAGGTGTTTGCTATCGAGAATAGATCACCTGCCGAGGGTGCGTATAGTGAAGGCTTGATCAATGCTAAGCTCACCCAG GAGGGATGCATCGTGTGCCCAGCAACTGATAGCACATTCGATTTGCGAAATGGTTCCATCAAAGAGTGGTTTCCTAAGAATCCTGTGTTAAGAGTGCTGACACCCGCTTTAAGTAATTTATTTGTTTATCCAGTAAAAGTTGATGGTGAAAATATCTACATAAGCATGGGACGATCAGCACCATCGGTTGCATCTGCAGAAATCGTGTTTAGTGGAAAGGCTCAACCTGGTATAACCGCTACTGATGTCAACGTGGATGAG GTAAGAATGGTGGTTGATGAAGGGTCTGGAGGATTTGGTTTTACAAATAAAAACGAATTGATAAATGGAAAAGCAGCCATTATCGGGTTCCTGTTGCTTTTGGATTTTGAACTTTTGACTGGTAAAGGGATCCTTAAGGGGACAGGCTTCTTGGATTTTCTTTATTCCAACATCAAGTAA
- the LOC111913482 gene encoding 11-beta-hydroxysteroid dehydrogenase B: MVMMDTINSVLNWVVPPASLVMLAFSWPALTFINTCEWLYYSYLYHEDMYNKVVIVTGASSGIGEQIAYEYAKKRANLVLVARRDHRLHGISENAKRLGAPQVLIVAADVVKEDECRRFVNETISVFGRIDHLVNTASLGHTFYFEEANDASVFPILLDINFWGNVYPTYVALPYLRQNHGRIVVNAAVENWLPLPRMSIYSAAKAALVNFYETLRLELNGDVGITIATHGWIGAEMARGKFMLEEGAEMQWKEEREVQAAGSPVEEFARLIVSAAVRGSANVKYPSWYDVFLLYRVFAPDVLTWTFRFLLSNQGVRATSFMGTGRPLLEASSPPKRLLTGGESRTSPRLQLRQLDE, encoded by the exons ATGGTGATGATGGATACGATCAATTCTGTGCTTAATTGGGTTGTACCACCTGCAAGTCTAGTGATGCTCGCCTTCTCATGGCCGGCACTTACTTTCATCAACACCTGTGAATGGCTTTACTATTCTTACCTTTATCATGAAGATATGTATAACAAAGTTGTGATCGTCACCGGAGCTTCTTCTGGAATCGGCGAG CAAATCGCGTATGAATATGCAAAGAAGAGAGCAAATCTGGTATTAGTGGCACGGAGAGATCACCGACTGCATGGAATCAGCGAGAATGCTAAACGGCTGGGTGCACCGCAAGTCTTAATAGTGGCTGCAGATGTTGTCAAAGAAGACGAGTGTAGGAGATTCGTCAACGAGACCATCAGTGTTTTTGGACGAA TTGATCATCTGGTAAACACGGCAAGCTTAGGGCATACCTTCTATTTTGAGGAAGCAAATGATGCTTCGGTGTTCCCTATTTTGTTG GATATCAATTTTTGGGGGAATGTTTATCCTACGTATGTGGCTCTTCCATACCTCCGACAGAATCACGGGCGGATTGTTGTTAATGCTGCGGTTGAGAACTGGTTACCTCTACCAAGGATGAGTATATATTCC GCAGCTAAAGCTGCTCTAGTGAACTTCTATGAGACTTTGAGGTTGGAATTGAACGGTGATGTCGGAATCACAATTGCTACCCACGGCTGGATTGGTGCCGAAATGGCCCGGGGGAAATTCATGTTGGAAGAAGGCGCCGAGATGCAATGGAAGGAAGAACGAGAA GTGCAAGCTGCGGGTAGTCCTGTGGAAGAGTTTGCAAGGTTAATTGTATCGGCTGCAGTGCGGGGGAGTGCTAATGTTAAATACCCAAGCTGGTACGATGTATTCCTTCTGTATAGGGTGTTTGCACCGGATGTATTGACGTGGACATTTCGGTTCCTTTTGTCAAACCAAGGGGTAAGGGCAACGTCTTTTATGGGTACGGGGAGACCTCTTCTAGAAGCCTCATCACCACCAAAACGACTTCTCACTGGAGGAGAATCTCGTACGTCTCCTCGACTTCAGCTAAGGCAATTGGACGAATAG
- the LOC111913484 gene encoding probable serine/threonine-protein kinase At1g09600, whose protein sequence is MGGICSKSSCGRDRNDCEEEESKYSDVQVAAPSKRQGVSQHGKNETKDCHKQSLSERVLGSKRMQKIKSIVGGTQGAQKSAQWPSWLTSVAPEAVHGWTPRSADSYEMLNKIGQGTYSSVYKARDLQNDRIVAIKKVRFVNMDPESVRFMAREISILRRLDHPNVMKLQALVTSKFSGSLYLVFDYMEHDLAGLLTSARVKKFTEPQIKCYMQQLLRGMEHCHNRGVLHRDLKGSNILLDNNGILKIGDFGLAARFEPGQKEPLTSRVVTLWYRAPELLFGSTSYGVAIDMWSAGCILAELYTGRPIMPGRTEVEQIHKIFKLCGSPSDEYWMKSRLPHATSFKPKHPYDRRVSEIFQQHMPPSALALLDTLLAIDPEKRGTATSALASEFFTTSPLPCDPSELPEYPPSKEFDARYRAEEARRRKAEAMKGHVPESVRVGVVEWKAQSKAQVAMNARNFNAQGENRNVKKGFSYSNSEIHQSAVAGYSKNINDDACTSLRMGPLRIDPAMKRPMSNTHQAADPMKLDNPGQGKRVNREYSGPLMPGGRTEDMLKEHERHVQAAVRRARADKNKSRMA, encoded by the exons ATGGGTGGGATTTGCTCAAAATCAAGCTGCGGAAGGGATAGAAATGATTGTGAAGAAGAGGAAAGCAAATATTCTGATGTACAGGTGGCTGCACCTTCGAAGAGACAGGGTGTTTCACAACATGGTAAAAATGAGACAAAAGATTGCCATAAACAATCACTATCTGAAAGGGTACTTGGTTCAAAAAGAATGCAAAAGATTAAAAGCATAGTAGGTGGCACCCAAGGTGCACAAAAATCAGCCCAATGGCCCTCATGGCTAACCTCAGTTGCTCCAGAAGCCGTACACGGATGGACCCCACGCAGTGCTGACTCATATGAGATGCTAAACAAA ATTGGTCAAGGCACATATAGTAGTGTTTACAAAGCACGTGATTTGCAAAATGATAGAATCGTTGCTATAAAGAAAGTACGTTTTGTTAATATGGATCCAGAAAGTGTCCGTTTTATGGCCAGGGAGATTAGTATCCTGCGTAGGTTAGACCACCCGAATGTCATGAAGCTTCAAGCTTTGGTTACTTCAAAGTTTTCAGGGAGTTTGTATCTTGTTTTTGATTATATGGAGCATGATCTTGCTGGGCTTTTAACATCTGCAAGAGTCAAAAAGTTCACAGAGCCACAG ATTAAATGTTATATGCAACAACTTCTTCGTGGAATGGAGCACTGCCATAATCGTGGTGTTTTGCATCGAGATTTAAAGGGTTCAAATATTTTACTTGACAACAATGGAATTCTCAAGATTGGAGATTTTGGTTTGGCTGCAAGATTTGAGCCTGGTCAAAAAGAACCGTTGACTAGCCGTGTTGTAACTTTATGGTATAGAGCTCCTGAACTTTTGTTCGGCTCGACATCATATGGTGTCGCCATTGATATGTGGAGTGCAGGCTGCATCCTTGCAGAGCTCTACACAGGAAGGCCTATCATGCCAGGAAGAACAGAGGTTGAACAAATACATAAGATCTTCAAGCTTTGTGGTTCACCTTCAGACGAATATTGGATGAAATCAAGATTACCTCATGCGACTAGTTTTAAACCTAAACATCCTTACGATCGTCGAGTTTCTGAGATATTTCAACAGCATATGCCTCCTTCTGCTTTGGCTCTTTTGGATACCCTCCTTGCAATCGATCCAGAAAAACGTGGTACTGCAACTTCCGCACTCGCTAGTGAGTTCTTCACGACGAGCCCTCTTCCTTGTGATCCATCGGAATTACCAGAATACCCTCCAAGCAAAGAATTTGATGCTAGGTATCGAGCAGAGGAAGCTAGAAG GCGGAAAGCTGAAGCGATGAAAGGACATGTGCCTGAATCTGTTAGGGTTGGTGTTGTCGAATGGAAAGCACAATCTAAAGCACAGGTGGCGATGAATGCGAGAAACTTCAATGCTCAAGGGGAGAATCGAAACGTGAAGAAAGGATTCTCGTATTCCAACTCAGAGATCCATCAAAGTGCAGTTGCGGGATATTCTAAGAATATAAACGATGATGCTTGTACAAGTTTAAGGATGGGGCCTTTACGGATTGATCCTGCTATGAAGCGACCGATGTCTAACACCCATCAAGCAGCAGATCCCATGAAGCTCGATAACCCT GGGCAAGGAAAGAGGGTAAACAGAGAATATTCTGGACCGTTGATGCCAGGTGGAAGGACGGAGGACATGCTGAAAGAACACGAAAGACATGTTCAAGCTGCAGTCCGAAGAGCACGAGCAGATAAGAACAAAAGTAGAATGGCATGA
- the LOC111913485 gene encoding uncharacterized protein LOC111913485: protein MDLCAVQIKTAARCPYISKTNHLCDKPIASWKSRKMASFDVGKVCEIRVPRGTVSSHQSFVVRAMGKKNSQNNSDSSSSAGNGDQSIPEGEGLKGNNPPEPESNKKSQYKATDWREFRAVLYLNQQSMLNKQDEGVVHESKSLGSKWAHPLSAPETGCVLVATEKLDGVQTFERSVVFLLGSGTRHPQEGPFGVIINRPLHKKIKNMKPTNLHLATTFSDCLLHFGGPLEASIFLLRSGPKKTVLDFEEVIPNLSFGSRNSLDEASGLVKSGVLKPQDFRFFVGYAGWQIDQLKEEIDAGLWHVAACSSNLIFGGTQSSLSSSSDGLWEEILQLMGGSYSELSRKPKQDF from the exons ATGGATCTGTGCGCCGTACAGATCAAAACTGCAGCTCGATGCCCTTATATATCGAAGACTAATCACTTGTGCGATAAACCTATTGCGTCATGGAAATCAAGAAAGATGGCTTCTTTCGATGTTGGAAAGGTATGCGAGATCAGGGTACCAAGAGGAACTGTTTCTTCCCATCAATCCTTCGTCGTGCGAGCTATGGGAAAGAAGAATTCGCAGAATAACTCTGATTCATCATCTTCTGCAG GCAATGGGGATCAATCTATTCCAGAAGGTGAGGGCCTGAAAGGAAACAATCCCCCTGAGCCTGAAAGCAATAAAAAATCACAGTATAAAGCCACAGATTGGAGAGAATTTAGAGCAGTCCTCTACCTCAATCAGCAG TCAATGCTTAACAAACAAGATGAAGGGGTAGTTCATGAGTCTAAAAGTCTAGGGTCAAAATGGGCCCACCCCCTAAGCGCCCCAGAAACCGGCTGTGTCCTTGTGGCAACAGAAAAGCTCGATGGGGTTCAAACATTTGAAAGATCCGTTGTCTTCCTACTTGGATCCGGGACCCGCCACCCACAAGAAGGCCCGTTTGGCGTAATCATAAACCGTCCCCTCCACAAAAAGATCAAAAACATGAAACCCACAAATCTCCATTTAGCAACAACATTTTCCGACTGTTTGTTGCATTTCGGTGGGCCCCTTGAAGCCAGCATATTCCTGTTGAGATCCGGGCCCAAAAAAACCGTTCTTGATTTCGAAGAAGTTATTCCGAATTTGTCCTTTGGTTCTCGAAACAGTTTGGATGAAGCTTCGGGTTTGGTGAAATCCGGGGTGCTAAAACCGCAGGATTTTAGATTTTTTGTTGGGTATGCAGGGTGGCAAATTGATCAGTTGAAGGAAGAGATTGATGCGGGTTTATGGCATGTGGCCGCATGTAGTTCCAATTTGATATTTGGTGGGACCCAGagttctttgtcttcttcttctgATGGGTTGTGGGAGGAGATTTTGCAGCTTATGGGAGGAAGTTACTCGGAGCTTAGTCGGAAGCCAAAGCAGGATTTTTAA
- the LOC111913589 gene encoding LOW QUALITY PROTEIN: immune-associated nucleotide-binding protein 9-like (The sequence of the model RefSeq protein was modified relative to this genomic sequence to represent the inferred CDS: deleted 1 base in 1 codon; substituted 1 base at 1 genomic stop codon), with product MGGYPFEEDCEFIWPHTLVLVGKTGNGKSATGNSILGMQMFKSKRNSSAVTTTSESKTIALEDGQTLNVIDTPGLFNSSLDIDFVGKEILKCISMARDGIDAFLVVISVCCLFVEDEKAAISRLLTLFGTKFYDYMIIVFTGGDELEDDDESXLEEFLRDSPKALQKTLNLCGNRCVLFDNKTKDPTKKSNQVQKLLSLVNTVSKNNGGKPYTNEMFTELKVQSKLKETAMRHEQVMAEEQTARLKAVENTTTAQKNLEKMLQKVDSEIKEKTWTLEQLLTEERIPRLKSEENAKIAQKKSDEEIQKVESTFKETTLKLEQLYEKMLTEVLDLTEEDLSEKFANGVSMVTSLALAIHHPTMAAAPHMLINGYMNALSIAVATNYSEKKEVPEVESDDDMGFGLFD from the exons ATGGGGGGATATCCGTTTGAAGAAGATTGTGAGTTTATATGGCCTCACACTCTTGTTTTGGTTGGAAAGACTGGAAATGGGAAAAGTGCTACTGGGAATAGCATCCTTGGAATGCAGATGTTCAAATCAAAGCGCAATTCATCTGCTGTAACAACTACTTCTGAATCGAAAACAATTGCATTGGAAGATGGCCAAACTCTTAATGTGATTGACACTC CTGGATTGTTCAACTCTTCTCTTGATATTGATTTTGTTGGGAAGGAGATTCTCAAGTGCATCAGTATGGCTAGGGATGGTATTGATGCCTTTCTTGTTGTCATCTCAGTTTGTTGTCTCTTTGTAGAAGATGAAAAAGCTGCTATAAGTCGATTGCTCACTTTGTTTGGAACAAAATTTTACGATTACATGATAATAGTTTTCACTGGTGGAGATGAacttgaagatgatgatgaaagc TAATTAGAAGAGTTTTTACGAGACTCTCCCAAAGCATTACAG AAAACCCTTAACTTGTGTGGGAATCGGTGTGTTCTCTTTGACAACAAGACAAAAGATCCAACTAAGAAATCAAATCAAGTGCAAAAGCTTCTTTCTCTTGTAAACACGGTTTCAAAAAATAATGGAGGAAAGCCATATACCAACGAGATGTTTACTGAACTGAAG GTTCAGTCAAAGCTGAAGGAGACAGCTATGAGGCATGAACAAGTAATGGCAGAAGAGCAGACTGCTCGATTGAAGGCTGTAGAGAATACTACAACTGCTCAAAAGAACTTAGAAAAAATGTTACAGAAG GTTGACTCGGAAATCAAGGAGAAAACTTGGACGCTTGAACAACTATTGACTGAAGAACGGATTCCTCGGCTGAAGTCGGAAGAGAATGCTAAAATTGCTCAAAAGAAATCAGATGAGGAGATTCAGAAG GTTGAATCAACGTTCAAAGAGACAACTTTGAAGCTTGAACAACTATATGAAAAAATGTTGACAGAAGTTCTTGATTTGACTGAAGAAGACTTGAGTGAGAAGTTTGCTAATGGTGTCTCCATGGTCACATCTCTAGCTTTAGCCATCCATCATCCAACCATGGCAGCTGCTCCTCACATGCTCATCAATGGTTACATGAATGCTTTGTCCATTGCTGTTGCAACGAATTACTCAGAGAAGAAGGAAGTGCCAGAAGTGGAGTCCGATGATGACATGGGCTTTGGTCTGTTCGATTAG
- the LOC111913486 gene encoding uncharacterized protein LOC111913486: MPQAERREHILDGILQESIRETQKMKFAVKAWSKSGRARVGLLQLSSTSSSFAQGGPPAKEIEIETPALLLTTRKGLPAFISPDHLSSLPNPDSRLLQFSPMHFMEGPNSKTISAIGGVHQLLGLHEYGFVAVPRDSILSLPECNSSNKNGASFETPCGRFLVKPVEYMKMISSMKPDLWVSLADEVHASVTTKRNKASVDRTIKWLDDCISLKSTDGALFGSIVGGCSIEERQRCTQEVAKRNVSGFYIGGFGLGDSVDERATLLHAVTDLLPKEKPRHVCGLGLPEEVLQGIAAGIDLFDSTYIYHLTLGGFALVFPLDGKCKHVSDPGVSAMASDGTKINLKATIYRKDASRIVDGCICYTCQNHTKAYINHLLNVHEMLAHILLEIHNTHHYLSFFGVIREAITEGRFEELRQNFIEKRRDHLLAASLSACELETPVRLRA; encoded by the exons ATGCCACAGGCGGAACGGCGAGAACACATCCTCGACGGCATACTGCAAGAGAGCATACGCGAGACTCAGAAGATGAAGTTTGCGGTGAAGGCGTGGAGCAAAAGCGGGCGGGCAAGGGTGGGCCTTCTCCAATTAAGCAGTACCAGCAGTAGCTTTGCGCAAGGAGGACCACCGGCgaaagagatagagatagagacacCAGCTCTTCTCCTCACAACTCGCAAAGGCTTGCCTGCTTTCATATCCCCTGACCACCTTTCATCCCTTCCAAATCCCGATTCTCGTCTCCTTCAGTTTAGCCCCATGCACTT TATGGAGGGTCCTAATTCGAAGACAATATCAGCTATTGGAGGAGTGCATCAGCTTCTTGGTTTGCATGAATATGGATTTGTTGCTGTTCCAAGGGATTCCATTCTATCTCTTCCAGAATGTAATAGTAGTAATAAGAATGGAGCATCATTCGAGACTCCATGTGGGCGTTTCCTG GTGAAACCTGTGGAGTACATGAAGATGATCTCTTCAATGAAACCAGACTTGTGGGTCAGTTTAGCTGATGAAGTACATGCTTCAGTTACAACAAAGAGGAATAAAGCTTCTGTTGACCGAACTATCAAATGGCTTGATGATTGCATTTCTCTAAAATCA ACAGATGGAGCTCTTTTTGGATCCATTGTTGGAGGATGCAGTATTGAAGAACGCCAACGCTGTACTCAAGAGGTAGCTAAGAGAAACGTATCCG GTTTCTATATTGGCGGTTTTGGGCTTGGAGATAGTGTTGATGAACGGGCTACACTTTTGCATGCTGTTACG GACTTGTTACCAAAAGAAAAGCCTCGCCATGTTTGTGGCCTTGGACTTCCAG AGGAGGTATTGCAGGGTATTGCTGCAGGCATTGACCTCTTTGACTCCAC GTATATTTACCATCTTACCCTTGGAGGCTTTGCGCTTGTCTTCCCACTTGATGGAAAGTGTAAACATGTGTCCGACCCCGGGGTAAGTGCTATGGCTAGTGATGGCACAAAGATAAATCTAAAAGCAACCATTTATAG GAAAGATGCATCACGGATTGTTGATGGGTGCATCTGCTACACATGCCAGAACCATACCAAAGCATACATCAATCATTTGCTTAATGTCCATGAGATGTTGGCTCATATTCTTCTTGAAAT ACATAATACACATCACTATTTGTCCTTCTTTGGGGTTATTAGAGAAGCAATTACAGAAGGGAGATTTGAAGAGTTAAGGCAGAATTTCATTGAGAAGAGGCGTGATCATCTTTTGGCAGCTTCACTGAGCGCTTGTGAATTAGAAACTCCAGTAAGGTTAAG GGCCTAG